The sequence ATTTATGATATGGAATAAAAAAGTCTTTCCATAAAAATGGGCGACAGAATCGGAGTAAACAGAGACAGACGGAAGGTCAATTTTATTCCAGACAATTATACCCTTCGTCAgtttattgttacgaattacaAGTGTATATTGAAAGAATCATCCatctaataaatttaaatcCGGGCCGTTAATTTAAGCTTGATGGGCGGACGGattttatacatattttatacacttaagagtgttttcattgtagccctaccctatatatatatatatatatatatataccctatatatatatatatatatatatatatatatatagggtcaggttttattgagaagctcaaatgtgttgagaagttgagaagcaatccaatagatgaacatgtcaattagtttttatgaacgcgGGTTTGATTTGGGGTTCGATCCTTGGTGGTGGCGTATtttttaactaattaaatagattcgtatgttcgtcagttatatttggtatgttcaaagaatttattgatctggGGTCTAATtgtcatgttcatcaaaatgtactgacatgttcatctatatatatatatatatagggagaggttcaagaaagaaccataaatgaaataagaccggagaaccattttcagccattcgatcatcaagatctacggtggatgcatcatcttgttggatgaatgcagatcctaggttcgaatcctaaagggagcattttttttttaatttttttagtacattaattttaacagcgaatgcattaatttttacagtggatgcattatatttgatggttctcccgttctcacaaataatgtagttctctctagaaccacaccctatatatatatatatatatatatatatatatatataggatcaGCTTCAATAGAAACAACTTTcctatatagagaataaagaccaaatcagagccattgatctcaccaaaatcaatgaatcagattaatctgaattcttcaagtttagaaaatcccgtaaattcctcattttcaaattttgggaaccaacgaacattattatgaacttacgaacgaCCAGTTTCGACTAACAATGCAAATTAGATATCAAAAAGCATTTTATTAGAACGACCAGTTTCGACTGCGAATGAACGATATTAGCAAAACACGAAACCAGTATTTCAAATACAGAGcaaccaacactgaaggattttatttaaatcacatCACACTTTTAATCCCTTACAATCAACTTTAGACCCTAAAGCTCCTACTACATTCTACTCTACCATCTGCCAACATCCAAGGATTaaggaaaagaaaggaaaaagggataaaaagaaaaaggtgtAGACACTCTACtgtagcagcagcagctcccCCCCTACTTCCCTCTTCTCTACGGCTGGAGCAGCTGCAAGGCCTCCCATCACCTCCCAATTGCTACCCCTTTCCACGCCCATGCAGCCCAGCCATGCCCAAGTACAGCTAGGCTGTCATTCAGCCACCCTACCGGTACACCCTTCCCATAAGAGTACTCAAGATCGCAGCCAACAAATCTTCCTTTGATAGCCTCATTTCATCAGGCAAGAACTTCATTAGCCTCATTTCATCAGGCAAGAACTTCATTCTCTCTTCCTTTTTGAAAGGAGAAACCTACCAAGGAGAAGAGGAAACTGCCATTGCCTTGCATTCATTGCTCTGCCCACATTCAAGGTGAGATCTTGTGTTTAATTTGTCCACCCCCACCTTGATTCACCTGCAATTACTGAGACAACAGCACCAACTTtatttcagtttcagttcattCAATATTCCATAACCGAAGAGTAAGAGTTTTCATTCAATCTCTGCCAAGACTTCAAGGTAAAACCTTATCTCTAAATCCTCCACTTCCTTCCATTTTAAAATCTACATTTATTGAAAGGAACAAACAATGATTCTATTTCAGCTATTTCCATTCAATATTCGACAACAACCAACCAACAAAACCTTCAAGGTATTGCAGCTATTTCAAGTTCCAGTTATATGCTTCACATTCTATCAGTATGAGTTCAGCTTTAGACGTGCTAGATATGCATTGAACagcatgatcatttcaaagagATAAATGCATAATCAGTTCACTTCTATATAGAACCAACAGCATGTAACCCTACACCGATTTACGCTTGAGGACCATAGCCATTTACTTAGCACACACAACACCTTTGATTCGTACAAATAGAAAGAATAAAAGTAGGACTTAGCTTCTGAAAAGGGGGGAAGCAGCTGACTGCTCTGCTCAACGTGGCTCCGATTCAGCGGCGGCGAGCGAACGAGGCCAGTCGCCGGACAAACGGGCAGAATCTGGCTTCGATAACAGCCTACGGCCGCGGTGGGCGGCGTCGGAACCAAAGAGAACCGCGACTCGaaccaagagagaaagagaggtcGGGGGCTGGGTGACGAACGACGACTGTAAGTCGCCGGATTTACAGAACcacggcggcggcgatttcgaTTTAGGGGAGGAATTAGGGCACGCCCTTTTTGCCTTGGACGTGTACTATCAGCGAGAGAGGGGATACGAGGAGAGAGGCAGGCACGGCCTCGCCGGACTAGGGCTCGGCGGCAGCCAACGCCGACCAGAAGCGgatcgagagagagatgttgagcGGCGTCTGTTTTTGGGAGAGAAGTTAGGCgtttttgagagagaaagagaaccGTGAAAATGAGGGAGAGTGAGTGTGTTGGGCCACCTTTTTGGGCCTTGTATTTCTTTAACTTGGGCTGAAGTTTGGTTTAGTAATGGGTCAAAATATGAGCTAAGCTGGGCTGCCTTAATTCTTTccagtgggccgatttttatttgagattATTGGGCTGGAGTTCTTCTTTTAACTAGGCCCAGATTTCCTCACTTTTCTTTTGATGGGGGCCTTTAATTAGATTTAGAGTCATTATTCTTGGGCTGTCATTTCTATTAATTCAAGCCCAACTAAAGACTAGTTCAAGATTTATTTAGTGATAATGGATTTAACTATCTCCTCATAATGGATTAATTAGAGCAGTTTATTAATTAGCAAAACGAGCTTTAATCCTAtagttggattattattagaaatttCTCGGTTTAttatctaataataataataataaaaaggaatatgagccatgcataattatattacgcatcctcatttatttgagaatttcctcGAATTAAAATCTTACTTTATTTCCTcgtattaaaggtcaagcacaagagtttaaggcttagccGTGAGTCTCTACTACTACCAGGTgagctttctacgtataaactaaaaccatatattagaattgctaagactttatgcttatgaatttaaatgatattgtcaatgcctaaatgttttatgttttattattaattgcctatctgatgttaatcgaattcgaattctggatgggaccgcaaatcctttcggaattagtgtacacctttgtgatcgtgagtcatctagcgggttggccgatcatagtgtccgtagagggaggcctccctctcggcacgagttactgatatggtgattaatgatataaaatgcctgcgcgggttattgatgaaagaaatgatattatttttggtaaatacgagtctttgaaagaaaaccctcgtatcttactactgttgaaggcttgacaataaaatattatgcatgtatgtaaatttcggtaagtgtccactaagtactcccgtacttagccctgtatgtatttataaatgtgtaGGTTGAGCCGTGATCGgagatgtagtgtgcaagcggagcttttgtcaatctatGATGAgaacctcagagtagagtatatgtcttcatacatatactcaaattgttgtctttccgctgcaaacactgattatgcTAAGATATTATGTTATCTTGTCAAACCATTATGTATTATTaacaatgtactcaaactcgttgagtacctcttttggataatattatgtacggtccccttgtggccttctttGGTATCTAGTTAAGTTCAATTGTTTCCCTTATacaaagtcgagtcatcaagaagctaaacatgcccatttcctaatcccgctcctaaatcccctcccttagtcgcggtttccccgaatttgctatccttagtaaatgcggtcgtgacagttcgaattctgaagggagcattctttttttttttttagtgcattaattttaacagcgaatgcattaatttttacagtgaatgcattagatttgatggttctcccgttctcacaaataatgtagttctctctagaaccacaccctatatatatatataatatttattttctcaatttttagtaaaattaattttaaattgggtTTGAATGGAGACATGCACATGTATGTAAACTATAAACAGGTCCGATCATTGATtcacatgtttgcataataaggcacaaattttataaattgattactttaaaacaaaatattattttacgtGTAACAAAAtagttaaaattttatttttgtttttaataaaatatatccaTGCATTTTATCCGTATcgtgaagaaaaatatatttttcatgtctaaaaaatttatttattccaGTTTCGACAATtacaattaataataataataataataataataataataataatagtaggtAAATTATGATATTAGTAATTCATAAATGAAGATTTTAGATAAAGAAGAattgaggatatgatgttaaaacaTATTTGATATCTTTAATCATGTATCAAACTTATAATAATCTCCATCGAGTGAAGAGTTCATATATATCACCTCAtctcatattgatttttttatgaggtttcactaaaataaaacctatactccctccgtcccattgatcttgtcatgtATTCATTTTGTTGTTTGTCTCACTGATCTTATCTCATTTCTATAAATAGTAACAATTAGCTAAACAATAAGAATTcttaattacattctctctccgactttatcactttctctctccgactttatcattttattacattctctctcctattttatcatcttccatctcctactttatcaattttatagagtactttattacctacacacttaaaacactaataatactctccttaataactgTGCTGAAAccaaatgggacaagcccaatgggacggagggagtataagaagAAGCTCTTACTCTAGATGATAATAATctttaattggcggaatgattgagattaatacaatttgaattgctttgTCAATTCAATTTgactaaatttatttaattaaatactcaTGTCGTCCCATTATTGTTGGcctattttttttgggcacacATGTATTTAGGAGAATGAGTTTGTAGTGTAGAAGTGTGTAGAGGTGTGTgaggccacattgtttgtagtgtaaaattattaccaaaagtagaaacagaccattattaatgggacatcccaaaaaaagaaaaatagaccaacaataatgggacagagagagtatataatttaattaatttaatttttaaaaaataaattatttcttcaatttaatttggtcataaaataagttattttgtactccctccgtcccaattcaataggtcacttCCAAAAATGAGAAGTCAACACATAATGTATAAAATGTTGTCAAGTTCAAGCTCCATAGaaaatgatgtttagaagttagttgtGATCTTacaagctccaaatcatacaatctcacaagttagctttgatttttgaagctccagatagtgatgttaaaaaaattgacgcataaaagtttattttttgtatttcaaagTCTAGagaagatgatgctcaaaagtttgGTAATTAAACGTTAGATGTCATCTTTCGGGCtttagatgatgatatggtcttaTAGGGttcagatgagatgatgctcatatGACAATTTAAACAATttgtacaaaattaataaaaatacatattgTCTATATACAATTGACAACAAATGTGACACATTAATCCCTCCATcaaatttacattaaaaaaaaaaaactctaatcTTACATCGACCTCTTTTAAAACATTATTAAATGAAacttaacatttaattgaggaatatagttgagattaatataatttgaactatattacctcaaattaaacaaattaaaaaaaaattatatataaataatttattatacaaaaataatattatataatttaaattaattttccatcgaatttcgacgggttacacactagtataATTTTTAACAATATAACACAAACAAAAATAGagttaaagaaaatattttgttggtttcaaaaaaaaaataaaaattgttagaaagttatgattttttttacctAAGTCCTATACGAGATCGATGTAGTTAGTAAAATGATATACTACATCTCACACATAATCAATATATAGGTCGATTTACAAATGAGTGATATTTTGAAAGTCAGCTCGATCTGATCCATGaacttaaaataaatataacttgaTTACATAATCATCAATAAATTCACTATTCACGCATGCAGTTAGATAATGTCAAATTAATGTTTCAACAAGAACAAGACGCTCCATTTCTTATTACACAAAGACGCAGGAATAACGAAAGATAAGTAAAGTAAGCTTGAGTTTATTCAGTAACTATGTTGATGTGTTGCGGTAGATTCCCAGTCTTCAGCATGGGGCATCGAACGATTCGGAGATGTTTGAGCTTCGGCATTCCACCTTCTTCTATGATGACGCTCTTCAGTCCAGACAAATCTCGAAGGACCAGGGCTTCGAGACAGGGGAACCCATCGCACAAAACTAGCATCATTTCACCCGAGTAAGCATGCGTCTGTAACTTGAGGAAGAGCAGCTTTGGAAGCTTACCCAGCTCTGCCATCGGATCATCATCTAACCCGGTAAACATCAACGTGAGGTGAGAGAGATTTGGAGGAAACATACTCGCAGTTGGACATTTGGACATCTTACCATACAGTTTAAGTTTGGTGAGATTGGTGAGCTGCGGCACAGCTAATGCTATGTCAGTAACATACTGAAGCCCACTTAAGTGAAGTATGACAAGATTCTGCATCTTCTCCAATGAAGCTCTTACTTTGATCAACTCTTCACACTGTCTCCTTTTTACATGAAACTCTATGCCTAATTCACGAAGATGGCAACTACTCGTTAGAGTTGATATGCACTTCATCCAATCCTTGTGCCTTATTCGTCTCAAACACTCAATATTTTTCCACATGTTTATGTTTGTCAGTCCACGGAAAAGCCATGCCCTGAAGTAACGTAGACTGTCCATTTTCAACGAAACTAGTCTTGGGCAATATACcatgcaaaatttcatgtcaaGAACCTCGAGGTTTCTAAGATGATCAAACCAGCTTGGGAGCTTCATTTTGCCAAATCCGTGTATTCTCAAGCACTTTAATCCAATCAATAACCGAAAAGAGTTGGGCAATCCTTCAAAGTCAATGCGGTTAAGCTCGAGTGTCTTAAGGAGTTGATAGCTCTTCATGTAATGAGATCGAATGGTGGGTATATAGCCATTATGTAGGAAAAGAGAGCGTACATGCTTATTTTGATTCGACGAGGAAGTCTCAAGATTTTCTTCATAGACAACACGATGGCGAGGTTTATACGATGATTCTGATGAAATCCCCTTTTCCCCTTTTACTATCTCCAGTCCTATTTCCTCCTTTGCTTTTCTTAAGCAAACCTCGCGAACAAGATCATGGAGGCGACAACTTTTGACTTGATCATATATGTTTAGATCTTGAATTTGAACCATGCTTCGATTGATCAGCTCATTTAAATAACCTCTTGCTTTCTCATCAGGTGTTGTGCTTCCTTCCTGATGGATCAACCCTTGTGCATCCCATATGTTTACTAGCCTTTTTGTTGGGATAGTAACGTCTTCTTTAAAAAAGGCTAGGCACAAGAAGCACGATTTTAATTGGGGAGACAAATTCTGATAACTCAACTCCAAAATTGTTGATACGCCACTTTCAGTCCTTCCCAAGTAAGAGTTTATTTGGTGAAGAACTTGTTCCCAGCCACTCTTGGTTTTAGTTTCCATGAGTAAGCCTCCTACCACACTGATAGCTAATGGTAGACCATGGCATTTTTCCAAGATTTGATTGCCCACACTCTCGAATTCTTCTGGACATTTGCCAATTGTGTTACCAATGAATGCTTTCTTCAACAACAATTCCCAGCTCTTTTCGGAGTCTAAGGGACTCATCTTGTGCACGTATTGATCATACTTTGTAATAATCTTGTTGCGAGTTGTAACCAATAATCTACTTGATTTATCTGTCCATGAGAGCAATACTTGATTAATTTAGaaaaacacaacagttcaacGGTTCCAGCAGTCtcagtttattttgttttgtatgTATGATTTGTATCTATCTTGGAAAATATACAAGTGAAACTACGAAACACTAAAAGAAAGTCCAAATTTGTCAACTAAAGTGAACATTTTTATTCAATCATTGTCATATCATTGTAAAAGTAGATTTAGGCTCTCATaaaataaagttttttttttttttttttttttttttttttgacactGGCTCCCATAAAATAAAGTTATTCAATATATTTCTAAACTAaacttttcttatataaaaGGTTACGATGGATAGGGCAGTACTATTCAGACGCATATTGGGGGCAGCCATAAGGCCGATGTTTTAAACAAACCGCTGATTTTCTCGTTTTCAGTACTATCTATACTTTGGACAAATATGGATTATTTTTACGTAAATGTTCAATGTTTCTAAATTTCCTATATAACTTAATTTTCCACAGAATCTGACCCTATATGTATGAAaaaattactgacatgttcaatgttcaTAGGGTCAAGTTCTATGGAAAAATAAGTTATATAGGAAATTTAGAATCGTTGAACAtgccaataattttttatgaacataccactaattttattgaacgtttgaaGTTTGAATCCTGAATACGGTCATCACAATTACcgaaatattcattaaaatctGAATCCAATACACACACAgaaaagacaacataaaaaatTACCGTGCATTGGATATTGAAACATAAATATTTGGCTTAGATTACTATATTGTGCACTACGTGCAAAAAATATAACTATGTACTATTCACTTCACGTGTAGTTAAAAACCACATCATTTAGAGGATTCAACTGATGTAaggttaaaattaaaaaatgggaGACATAATTGATAATAGCATTTGCACCCGTTTAGTACACGAAAaactttatatatttttttatacataaaataGATATTAACTTGATTATGATATAGTAAAAAACTataaatacaattaaaaatataatgttAAGTGAATATACTTGTGCTAgctatagaaaaataaattataataataaaaaaattgatataaagaaaaagcaaaaaaattaggaaaataaaataagttaaaagaaaaaataaaaaatgtacttattcgaaaaaaaattatagttgtaatatttaaacaaatataatttttaaagttgtaatatttaaacaaatataatttttataattaaatcaaatatataaaatatatcaaactaAAGCTCTTTTCGTGatcttaatttgatatgcatatcaaatattttataattagcctatttttacaattttagaaagaaaaaaaaaaagataaagaaaaaaaatatagtatataaattCGATCAAAGCAAACTCCAATTTGTTAAATTGAATCCCAATTTGATCAAATCAAACTCCAATTAGTGAATTGAATTACCAATTTGATCAATTCAAGCTCCAATTTGATCAACTCAAACGGACGATAGCTCAGTCGAATTGGGAATTTCGAAATAGATTCCTCAATATGATGAAATCAAACTCCAATTAGCTAATTAGATTGgggatt comes from Salvia miltiorrhiza cultivar Shanhuang (shh) chromosome 3, IMPLAD_Smil_shh, whole genome shotgun sequence and encodes:
- the LOC131017483 gene encoding putative disease resistance protein At1g50180 isoform X1, whose amino-acid sequence is MAAEAAISSLVELLGNLLIQKVKFLRGVEGKVELLREELKMMQSFLKDANKKQFEEERVRNWISSIRELAQDAEDTIEIFLLNIESAKNWGLLKRCTSSPKRMYHLDKIGDEIESIRDRLDAIDKSRERYGIKDLGEAAESASRWEVESRRRLCPWQKDEHLVGVKDDVEKLLHESILCEEKKGLCIAVLEGMGGIGKSTLAREIYNHPDVVAGPFDRRGWVVVSSEFTPQETIKQLIFELLGSDKQKVRELEESTKDKQYLLQKLKEMLHKQLEGKSYFIVLDDVWEKEHLESLITAFPNRQDKSSRLLVTTRNKIITKYDQYVHKMSPLDSEKSWELLLKKAFIGNTIGKCPEEFESVGNQILEKCHGLPLAISVVGGLLMETKTKSGWEQVLHQINSYLGRTESGVSTILELSYQNLSPQLKSCFLCLAFFKEDVTIPTKRLVNIWDAQGLIHQEGSTTPDEKARGYLNELINRSMVQIQDLNIYDQVKSCRLHDLVREVCLRKAKEEIGLEIVKGEKGISSESSYKPRHRVVYEENLETSSSNQNKHVRSLFLHNGYIPTIRSHYMKSYQLLKTLELNRIDFEGLPNSFRLLIGLKCLRIHGFGKMKLPSWFDHLRNLEVLDMKFCMVYCPRLVSLKMDSLRYFRAWLFRGLTNINMWKNIECLRRIRHKDWMKCISTLTSSCHLRELGIEFHVKRRQCEELIKVRASLEKMQNLVILHLSGLQYVTDIALAVPQLTNLTKLKLYGKMSKCPTASMFPPNLSHLTLMFTGLDDDPMAELGKLPKLLFLKLQTHAYSGEMMLVLCDGFPCLEALVLRDLSGLKSVIIEEGGMPKLKHLRIVRCPMLKTGNLPQHINIVTE